Within the Gracilinema caldarium DSM 7334 genome, the region TCCTTCATGGCATCGGCAAAGTTGGTCATGTCGGTAAGCAACACCAACACATCCTTGCCCTGAAGGGCGAACTGCTCTGCCACTGCGAGGGAAATATCGGGGACCATAAGACATTCAACCACAGGGTCTGCCGCGGTATGTACAAACATGACGGTCCGGGAAAGGGCGCCCCCTTCTTCCAAAGTATCCTTAAAGTAAAGGTAGTCGTCGTATTTGAGCCCCATACCGCCCAAAATAATGACATCGACTTCGGCTTGCATGGCGATCCGGGCCAATAGTTCATTGTAGGGTTCACCAGAAACGGAGAAAATCGGGAGTTTCTGTGAAACCACCAGGGTATTAAAGAGGTCGATCATGGGGATACCCGTGCGGATCATCCGCCGGGGAATGATCCGTTTGGAAGGATTAACCGAAGGACCGCCGATGGGGATTAGGTTTTCCTTCATTTCCGGTCCCTTATCCCGGGGCGCGCCGGATCCGGTAAAAACCCGGCCCATTAAGTTTTCTGAGAAGGAAACCCGCATGGGGTGTCCCAAGAATCGAACCGTATCGCCGGTAGAAATACCGCGGCCGCCGGCAAAGACTTGCAGAGATACCAGGTCATCCTGCAGACGGATTACTTCTGCCAGGGAAGTTCCAAAAGTAGTATCAATTTCGGCAAGGTCTCCGTAGCGTACATCCGTTGCACGAACGGTAATGACGTTACCGGTAATGGATTCTATTTTACTGTATACCTTTTTCATTTCGCCACTCCGTCCTAAGCAAGAATCTTTTCCGCGTTTTTATCAAGACCCGCGGAGCGTTCGGAAACTGCATCCAGAATTTCCTTTTCCAGAGCTACAAAACGTTCGCTCTTCCATTCAGAACCATTGTAGTCCAGGAATTTCTGCCTGAGCCGGTTAAACCAGCTTCGGGCATCTTCCTTGTCTTTAAACTTAAACTGGGAAGCAAGAATGTTCAGCAGTATGGCAAAGACATGTTTCTGCCGTTCAGGGCTGACCGCCGCATCGACCGCATCAAAGGAGTTTTGCTGGAAATATACAGAATCGAGGAAATTACCCTTTAGATAGATGATAAAGTCATCCAGACTGGTGCCTTCCTCACCAACAACCTTCATCATCTGTTCTACTTCACTGCCGCGGAACATAAATTTATGGGCATAGGCAACTTTTTCTGAGTCAATGATACCGCGATATTTGGACCAGGAATCCAGAGGATGAATAGCTGGGTACTTGCGGGCATCGGAGCGTTCACGGGAAAGGCCATGAAAGGCGCCGACAACCTTAAGTGTTGCCTGGGTAACCGGTTCCTCAAAGTTACCCCCTGCGGGAGATACGGTACCACCGATGGTTACAGAGCCGGTGCGGCCATCCTTTAGCCGGACAATACCAGCCCGTTCATAGAAGGCGGCAATAACCGATTCAAGGTAGGCCGGGAAGGCTTCTTCACCGGGGATTTCCTCGAGCCGGCCTGACATTTCACGCATAGCCTGGGCCCAGCGGCTGGTAGAGTCCGCCAGAAGCAGTACATGGAGTCCCATCTGGCGATAGTATTCCGCCAGGGTTACCGCCGTATATACCGATGCTTCCCGGGCGGCTACGGGCATGGAGGAGGTATTACAGATAATAATGGTCCGTTCCATGAGGGATCGGCCCGTTTTGGGGTCCAGCAGTTCAGGGAATTCCTTAAGGGTTTCTACAACCTCACCGGCCCGTTCACCACAGGCAGCGATGATAACCACATCCACATCGGCGTGGCGGCTCGTGATCTGCTGAAGTACTGTCTTTCCGGCTCCGAAAGGACCGGGAATACAATAAGTGCCGCCACGGGCTACAGGGAAGAAGGTATCGATAAGTCGGACCTTGGTGACCATGGGGTCCACAGGCTTCAGCCGTTCAGCATAGCAGTCGACCGCCCGTTTTACCGGCCACCGGAAGGACATGGCTACGGGGATTCGGTTACCCTTGCCATCGTCCAGTTCAGCGATGGCATCCCGTACGTGGTAAGTTCCCTTTGGTTTGATAGAAGCAACCGTATAACGGCCATACATGTTAAAGGGAACCATAATCTGATGGGTAAAGGCTCCCTCCGGTACGGTACCCAGGGTGTCTCCCCGCTCTACCGTATCGCCGACCTTGGCAACAGGGGTAAATTCCCATTCTGCATCCAAAGGAAGGGCATCGAGGTAAATTCCCCGTTCGAGGAAATAGCCCGCTTCTTCTGCCAGCTTTGGCAGGGGGTTTTGCAGACCATCAAATACCTGGCCAAGCAGGCCGGGACCAACCTCTACAGAGAGCATATCACCGGTAAATTCGACCATATCACCGACAGCGATTCCCTTGGTCATTTCAAAGACCTGAAGGAAGCAAAGATCGCCCCTGATACGGATGACTTCACTTTTTAAACGTTTATCTTGAACCTTTACATAGCCGACTTCGTTCATCGAGACAATCCCGTCGAAACGAACACCGACCATATTGCCATTAACGGCTACTACTGTACCCTTAGTTCCGATCATTTCGGTTCTCCCGCATATATTCTAGATTGAGCTGCATCCATAATGGAGGCATAAAGCCCCTGATAAGCTTCAAAACCTTCATCTACCTTGAATTTCTGTTTCCGTTCCAAAAGCTGAAGTTTAAGATAATAAGCATAGACCGTATCCCGGCCAAAATAATCGAAGCCTTGCAGGGATTCGATAGCGGACCAACGGGCCCGGTCCAGGAATAATTCAGCCTCGAGAGGTGACTCTATGGCAACCGCTTGTTTTGCAACCATTGTAGCATCCATTGGATCTGCCGGGGCATCTGCAAGAAATTGTTGTTCCCGTTTAACATGCTGAAGCCTAAGACGCGCAAGATGAAGCCTCAGAGCCCGTTCCCAAACCCGCCAGTTATCCAGTAACGAAGAACCCAGGCTTTCAGGCATCAGCTGAAAACCCTGTCCGAGGGAAAGGGGTTGAGTTCCTTCCGGGTCCAGACGGCAATATTGAAGCAGAGCAAAGTCCTGGGCTGAAAGAAAGGTCCTGCACAGCTCTACAAAGTCCTTGATTTCAATGGCCGCCGAAACACCGTAGGAGAGGGATGGCAGCTGTGAAACCAGATAATAATAGGCTCCCACGATTTATAACCCCTTTACTACCGACTTAAGAAGCTCAGAAAGGCGGGGATTAAGATAGGCTGACATAAGCTCAGCCACAGCCTCTGCAGAAAAATCATAATAGGCAGAACCGTCTTTAGATGCGATGCGGAACCCCGCCGAAAGATTTCGGTCCGATTTTAGTTCAACACCCTTTGCAAGTTCGGAAGCAAGTTTCTTAGTAAAATAGCCCTCAAGCCGCTGTAGGGCATCATTCTGAAGAAGTATTGCCAGATTATCGCTTTCTTTTTTAGCCCATTCGCTGACAATTTGGGGAATTGCGGTCTTAAGGGCTTCATCATCGAAGGCGGCGGTAACTTCCCGTTTTACCACCGCATCCAGAAGTTTCTGGATCTCGGCCTGAAAACTGATAATAAGGTTGCGGGCGGCCTGCTCAATCGCGGCGATACCTGCTTTTTCTGACCGCTCCGCATCCCGTTTCCCGGCGGTTACAATTGCATCAGCTTCTTTTTTTGCAGCTTCTACTAGCTTTCGAGCCTCTGCATGGGCTTCCTGAATAATAGTTTCAGCCTGGGCAGAGGCAGACTCAACTCCGTCTTTCTTTATTTTATCAATCAGTTCCTGCAGTTGAATATCCATAGACTCCTCTCTTAGTTTTAGTTTGTTCGCTCATTCACATATCGTAAGACCTTGAGAAGTTTACGCTTTGCAATCTGGTAAACCGCTTCGGGGTCTTCGTATTCCAGTACCTTCTTTTGTATCATGGCATCTACAGCAGCGGCAAGTGTATCTACATTTTCATATGTATCAATTTCTATCAGATCAAGGGCTTCCAGAGCCTTGCGGATACCATTTAGCTCCCGTTTCAGCAGAGCTTCGTTTTCATGATAGACATAGTTGGTTACATCATTTTTTAATAAACGTCGTTCATAGAGGTTTTTTAAATCTTCCACATCTTCGAGACAGTCTTCCAGTTCGGCCTTAAGGATTTTCATGAAGAGCCGCTTGCGTTCTGGCATACAGGACCTCCCTGCTGGTTCTAGTGTAATGGTATCATGGGGCTTTTTCAAGCAGGCTTACCATTCAAAACTAAAGACTGCTTCTTCATGATATTTACGGTCTGGACCAAAAATACAGGATGGGAATTCAGGACGATTGGGGCTGTCGGGATAATGCTGTGTTTCCAGGCAAAAACCGGCATGTTTTATGTAGCGTGAGCCAGATTTTCCAGCCTCACCATTGAGAAAATTCCCTGAATAAAATTGTACCCCTGGCTGGGTAGTAAAGACCTTCATAAGCCGTCCGGTAAGGCCTTCATATACTTCCGCACAGGGACGTAGTTTGCCCAGCTTTCCATCAACCACATAACAATGATCATATCCTCCAGGAACCTGGGCAATATCACGGCCAATAGGTTTGCGCTGCAAGAAATTAAAGGGAGTGTCCTGTACCGGCACAAGATTTCCTGTTGGTATGAGCTGTGTATCGGATTCCACGATATGAGATGAGAAAAGGGTCAGCTCATGGGAAAGAATATCTCCCCAACCTTCTCCCTTAAGGTTAAAATAAGCATGATTGGTAAGATTGATGGGAGTAGGCATATCAGCTTTCGCCTTGTATTCACAATGGATTTCATTGTTGTTATTCAGGGTGTAGGTGACCACAGCTTTTACTGTACCGGGGAAGCCTTCCTCACCATCGGGACTCTCCAGTTCAAAGCGGACTGCAACAGCCCCCTTTTCCTCATAGGCTTCAGCCTTCCAGACCCGTTTATCAAAGCCCCGACGACCACCATGAAGGGTGTTTTCGCCATCATTTTTATATAAAGCATAGGTAGAACCATTGAGGCTGAATCTCCCCTTTGAAATACGATTTGCACAACGACCCACAGTTACACCAAAAAAACTGGGATTATGGGTATATTCAGTTAAAGTTGAATATCCTAATAGAACATCATCTTTTTGTCCTCTTTTTGATGGTACATAGAGGGACACCCAGGTCGCACCGTAAGTGGAGAGGGATAACTGAATTTCTCCCGCCCTAAGAGTATACAAATCTACCGTTTCACCATGAGATAGTACTCCGAAGGTTTTTTTATCAATTTTCATATCCATCTCCCATATCTATATTTTTTGAACGATTTGACTATAGCAAATCATCATGAGAAAAATCAAGTACGTATAAGGGGGACTAAGCAACAATTTTGCATTACCCTTGCATTGATAGTATCTTACAAAATGAGGTAAAATACCAGATATGGACAAATTTTTTGACCGTTTGGGTGAAGTTCTCAAAACTTTTCTTGATGAAGATTCTGATCGGCTTTTTAGGACTCGGCAAACAAGGAGACCCTTCAGTGATCCCGATCTGGATGCAGCCTATGATGAATTAGAAGCATTTCTGAATTCAGGAAAGATCGATAATAAAAACAACCATGCCTGGGCAGACTATCAAAGGGGGACTGATGATTTTCATAGCCAGGGTTCAGACAAGCAATCGTCTCGATTCAAGCAAGGTCCTGCCATACCAGAGAGTTTGCGAAAGGATTTTGAAGAATTGGGGCTCCCCTTTGGTGCAAGCGAAGAAGCATGTAAGGCAGCATATAAACGGCTTTTAAAGATTCATCACCCAGACCGCCATGCAGGGCATCCGGGAAATATGAAAAAAGCCACAGAAAAATCTGCCCGTATTAATGCAGCATACCAGAGGATAGAAACCTGGCGTCAGACCGGCAAGGTTGATTAATCCTCTGCTTCATCCCCGCTGATATCACCCCATTCGGCAAGTTTCCGGTGCAGAGTTTTCCGTCCAATTCCCAGGACTTCGGCGGTCTTGCTTTTATTTCCCTTGTAGGCGCTTAAGGTTTCCCTGATGATAATTTTTTCTGCTTCTTCCAAAGGGATACCAAGAGGAATATGAATCGAAGTTGATTCAGAGGATTTCCGCACTGTAGGCGGCAGGTCGTCCAGGGTTATAACTGAACCCTTCGCAAGGACCACCGCGCTTTCCATACAGTTCCGCAGTTCCCGCACATTGCCAGGCCAATCATAACCGTAAAGGGCTGTTCTGGCTCGGGGATCGATTCCATCTATCTGTTTATTGTTTTCTTTGGCAAATTCCTTAAGAAAAGCTGTGGCCAGCAGGGGGATATCTTCTTTTCGTTCCCGCAGGGCTGGAACATGGATGTTTACCACGTTGAGCCGGTAATAGAGATCTTCCCGGAAGGTACCCTTTTCTATTTCGGCTTTCAGGTCCCGGTTTGTGGCAGCCACAATCCGTACATCGACCTCCAACGTTTCTTCTCCGCCGACCCGTTCGAATTTCTTTTCCTGGAGGACCCGTAATATTTTTATCTGCACATTCTGATCAATTTCGCCGATTTCATCGAGGAAGAGGGTTCCCTCATGGGCTAATTCAAAGCGGCCCCGTTTCCGGCCTACCGCCCCGGTAAAGGCTCCCTTTTCATGACCGAAAAGTTCGCTTTCCAGGAGTGTCGCTGCCAGGGCTGCACAATGGACCTTGATGAGGGGCTTGTTTTTCCGGGGTGACAGTTCATGGATTGCATTGGCCACCAGTTCCTTGCCAACACCGGATTCACCGGTGATTAACACCGAAGCCTTGGTGGGGGCAACCTGCCTGATCGTGTCGAAAATCTTTCGCATGGCAGGGCTGTTGCCGATGAACATTTCGAAAGTACGATTATGTTCCAGTTCTTCTTCGAGCCGGCGGTGCTGTAATACTAATTCCCGATTCTGCAGAGCCCGTTTTACGAGGAGGGAGAGCCGGTCCAGATTGAGGGGCTTGGTGAGAAAATCATAGGCCCCATTCCGCATGGCGTCCACCGCATTTTCCACGGTGCCATGGCCGGTCAACACGATCACCGGTACACCGGGACTTTCGGTGTTTATTTTCCGAAGCAGTTCTTCACCACTCAAACCGGGCATACGGAGGTCGGTGATAACGAGATCGATATCGCCCTTTTGGAACCGTTTATAGGCCTCGTCCCCATCGGCGGCTACCACCACATCGTGGCCTTCGAGCTGGAGGGCTGCGGCAAGGCCTTCGCGGATATTTTTTTCATCATCTACAACAAGGAGTTTAAACTTCATGGCTGATCGCCCCCATAGGCAATAAGTTTTGTTTCTTTCTGAGGAATTGGCAGGGTAATCATGAAACTACTCCCCTCACCTTCCTTTGATTTTACTGTTATTTCACCCCGGTGTTCTTTAATTATTTTAAAGACCAGGGTGAGTCCTAAACCGGATCCTGTTTCTTTCGTCGTAAAGTAGGGTTCGAATATTTTTGAAAGATTTTCTTCGCTAATACCTATTCCCGTATCGCTAATATAGATATGCACCTCCGAGCCCGTGCTTTCGGTTTTAATCGTTAAGATGCCGCCTTCGTTCATAGCAGCAATAGCGTTTTTAATGAGATTTAGCAGCGCCTGTTTAATATACCGTTCATCATAACAAAGGGTTGGCAGTTTTTCGTCCAATTCCAGGACGGTTTGGATATGGTTTTCTTCCAGTTCATAGTGGACAAAGTCCACCAACTCATGGATAAGGCTATTGAGATTTCCTTCTCTTAGTTCCATATTCATCGGGCGAACGGCAAACAGAAAATCAACGACAATCCGGTTAAGCCGGTCAATTTCTTCGTTGACCACCGCCAGGTATTTTTCGAGGAGATCAAAGGGGGCTGCTTGAATTGTTACCGGTTCGTGGTTTTCAGGTTCGTCGGAACAGGCAGCCCGGCTTGCCTGCAGGGCTTTCTGAATCAGCTGAATATGGATTGAAATAGAACCCAGCGGATTTTTTATTTCATGGGCCACACCGGCAGCGAGGGTTGTAAGGCTCGCAAGGTTTTCCGCCCGTCTGAGCCGGGCTTCTTTAGCCCGTTTTTCGGTAATATCTTCCACATGGATGAGCGACCCCGTTACACGCCTGTCTTTTACAAGGGGTAAAACACTGATTGCCAAAAGCCGTTGAATTCCCTTCACTTCCACATCAAATTCCCTATCTAATACCCGATCGCCTTCAAGAAGGGTTCTTTGCAGGAAATCTGCAATACGATCATCGGCTATACTGGACCAAATGGGCCGTTCCAATTGATCATGAAATACCAGCGGAAGAAGCCGTTCTGCGGATTTGTTCACTAAAATCAGATTAAAATCCGCATCACAGACGAGAAGCCCCTCCGCAAGAGAATCAAGAACCGATTCAAGCCGTTCATTTTCTGCAGCGGTTCTGATAAGCAGATCCGTAATCTGCTCAGCAGTCATTTTAGGTAATTTTTTAAGGGCCCGTTCAATAAAGGTTCTCATTTAGATAGCTTCCATCATCGAAATAAACAATCGCTCCA harbors:
- a CDS encoding V-type ATP synthase subunit B is translated as MKKVYSKIESITGNVITVRATDVRYGDLAEIDTTFGTSLAEVIRLQDDLVSLQVFAGGRGISTGDTVRFLGHPMRVSFSENLMGRVFTGSGAPRDKGPEMKENLIPIGGPSVNPSKRIIPRRMIRTGIPMIDLFNTLVVSQKLPIFSVSGEPYNELLARIAMQAEVDVIILGGMGLKYDDYLYFKDTLEEGGALSRTVMFVHTAADPVVECLMVPDISLAVAEQFALQGKDVLVLLTDMTNFADAMKEIAITQEQVPSNRGYPGDLYSQLAARYEKAVDFDTAGSITILGVTTMPGDDVTHPVPDNTGYITEGQYYLKNGRIEPFGSLSRLKQQVNGKTRPDHRALMDGMIKLYAAYKDTLEKKAMGFMMSDWDSKLLKYGELFEKEMMDLSVNIPLERALDLGWEILASCFSPEETGLRTELINTYWPKKA
- a CDS encoding V-type ATP synthase subunit A translates to MIGTKGTVVAVNGNMVGVRFDGIVSMNEVGYVKVQDKRLKSEVIRIRGDLCFLQVFEMTKGIAVGDMVEFTGDMLSVEVGPGLLGQVFDGLQNPLPKLAEEAGYFLERGIYLDALPLDAEWEFTPVAKVGDTVERGDTLGTVPEGAFTHQIMVPFNMYGRYTVASIKPKGTYHVRDAIAELDDGKGNRIPVAMSFRWPVKRAVDCYAERLKPVDPMVTKVRLIDTFFPVARGGTYCIPGPFGAGKTVLQQITSRHADVDVVIIAACGERAGEVVETLKEFPELLDPKTGRSLMERTIIICNTSSMPVAAREASVYTAVTLAEYYRQMGLHVLLLADSTSRWAQAMREMSGRLEEIPGEEAFPAYLESVIAAFYERAGIVRLKDGRTGSVTIGGTVSPAGGNFEEPVTQATLKVVGAFHGLSRERSDARKYPAIHPLDSWSKYRGIIDSEKVAYAHKFMFRGSEVEQMMKVVGEEGTSLDDFIIYLKGNFLDSVYFQQNSFDAVDAAVSPERQKHVFAILLNILASQFKFKDKEDARSWFNRLRQKFLDYNGSEWKSERFVALEKEILDAVSERSAGLDKNAEKILA
- a CDS encoding DUF2764 family protein, with the protein product MGAYYYLVSQLPSLSYGVSAAIEIKDFVELCRTFLSAQDFALLQYCRLDPEGTQPLSLGQGFQLMPESLGSSLLDNWRVWERALRLHLARLRLQHVKREQQFLADAPADPMDATMVAKQAVAIESPLEAELFLDRARWSAIESLQGFDYFGRDTVYAYYLKLQLLERKQKFKVDEGFEAYQGLYASIMDAAQSRIYAGEPK
- a CDS encoding ATP synthase subunit E → MDIQLQELIDKIKKDGVESASAQAETIIQEAHAEARKLVEAAKKEADAIVTAGKRDAERSEKAGIAAIEQAARNLIISFQAEIQKLLDAVVKREVTAAFDDEALKTAIPQIVSEWAKKESDNLAILLQNDALQRLEGYFTKKLASELAKGVELKSDRNLSAGFRIASKDGSAYYDFSAEAVAELMSAYLNPRLSELLKSVVKGL
- a CDS encoding aldose epimerase family protein; protein product: MKIDKKTFGVLSHGETVDLYTLRAGEIQLSLSTYGATWVSLYVPSKRGQKDDVLLGYSTLTEYTHNPSFFGVTVGRCANRISKGRFSLNGSTYALYKNDGENTLHGGRRGFDKRVWKAEAYEEKGAVAVRFELESPDGEEGFPGTVKAVVTYTLNNNNEIHCEYKAKADMPTPINLTNHAYFNLKGEGWGDILSHELTLFSSHIVESDTQLIPTGNLVPVQDTPFNFLQRKPIGRDIAQVPGGYDHCYVVDGKLGKLRPCAEVYEGLTGRLMKVFTTQPGVQFYSGNFLNGEAGKSGSRYIKHAGFCLETQHYPDSPNRPEFPSCIFGPDRKYHEEAVFSFEW
- a CDS encoding J domain-containing protein, encoding MDKFFDRLGEVLKTFLDEDSDRLFRTRQTRRPFSDPDLDAAYDELEAFLNSGKIDNKNNHAWADYQRGTDDFHSQGSDKQSSRFKQGPAIPESLRKDFEELGLPFGASEEACKAAYKRLLKIHHPDRHAGHPGNMKKATEKSARINAAYQRIETWRQTGKVD
- a CDS encoding sigma-54-dependent transcriptional regulator codes for the protein MKFKLLVVDDEKNIREGLAAALQLEGHDVVVAADGDEAYKRFQKGDIDLVITDLRMPGLSGEELLRKINTESPGVPVIVLTGHGTVENAVDAMRNGAYDFLTKPLNLDRLSLLVKRALQNRELVLQHRRLEEELEHNRTFEMFIGNSPAMRKIFDTIRQVAPTKASVLITGESGVGKELVANAIHELSPRKNKPLIKVHCAALAATLLESELFGHEKGAFTGAVGRKRGRFELAHEGTLFLDEIGEIDQNVQIKILRVLQEKKFERVGGEETLEVDVRIVAATNRDLKAEIEKGTFREDLYYRLNVVNIHVPALRERKEDIPLLATAFLKEFAKENNKQIDGIDPRARTALYGYDWPGNVRELRNCMESAVVLAKGSVITLDDLPPTVRKSSESTSIHIPLGIPLEEAEKIIIRETLSAYKGNKSKTAEVLGIGRKTLHRKLAEWGDISGDEAED
- a CDS encoding two-component system sensor histidine kinase NtrB — translated: MRTFIERALKKLPKMTAEQITDLLIRTAAENERLESVLDSLAEGLLVCDADFNLILVNKSAERLLPLVFHDQLERPIWSSIADDRIADFLQRTLLEGDRVLDREFDVEVKGIQRLLAISVLPLVKDRRVTGSLIHVEDITEKRAKEARLRRAENLASLTTLAAGVAHEIKNPLGSISIHIQLIQKALQASRAACSDEPENHEPVTIQAAPFDLLEKYLAVVNEEIDRLNRIVVDFLFAVRPMNMELREGNLNSLIHELVDFVHYELEENHIQTVLELDEKLPTLCYDERYIKQALLNLIKNAIAAMNEGGILTIKTESTGSEVHIYISDTGIGISEENLSKIFEPYFTTKETGSGLGLTLVFKIIKEHRGEITVKSKEGEGSSFMITLPIPQKETKLIAYGGDQP